Proteins encoded within one genomic window of Humulus lupulus chromosome 1, drHumLupu1.1, whole genome shotgun sequence:
- the LOC133810907 gene encoding uncharacterized protein LOC133810907 yields MMIRNMGSINPTRGIAAVVGVGPKLGRSIARKFAHEGYTVAILARDLGRLSRFADEIAREEKAQVFAIRIDCSDSRSVKEAFEGVLSLGFVEILVYNPYQPVSWHPPNFTDIRIDAFEKSLAVSSVGAFHCAQQVLPTMVEKGRGTILFTGCSASLNGIAGYSELCCGKFALRALSQCLAKEFQPLGIHIAHVIIDGLIGSPRGSGSPAQRTTAVGEHIQSGGDGSLDPDAVAQTYWYLHLQDRTTWTQEIDLRPSTTRFI; encoded by the exons ATGATGATACGGAACATGGGAAGCATAAACCCAACTCGAGGCATTGCGGCGGTTGTCGGAGTCGGACCCAAGCTCGGCCGATCCATCGCCCGCAAATTCGCCCATGAAGGCTACACCGTCGCCATCCTTGCTCGCGACTTAG GTAGATTGTCGAGATTTGCAGACGAAATAGCTCGGGAGGAGAAAGCTCAAGTGTTCGCCATTAGAATCGATTGCTCGGACTCTCGGAGTGTGAAGGAGGCATTCGAAGGGGTTCTATCGTTGGGATTTGTTGAGATACTGGTTTACAATCCGTACCAACCAGTCTCTTGGCACCCTCCTAACTTCACCGACATTCGAATCGATGCCTTTGAGAAATCCCTCGCCGTCTCCTCCGTCGGCGCTTTCCATTGCGCCCAGCAG GTTCTTCCGACCATGGTGGAAAAAGGAAGAGGGACGATTCTCTTTACTGGCTGTTCAGCTTCTCTTAATGGCATTGCTGGTTACTCCGAACTAT GCTGCGGCAAGTTTGCGTTGAGGGCCCTTTCGCAATGTTTGGCTAAAGAGTTTCAACCACTCGGTATTCACATCGCTCATGTCATCATCGACGGGCTCATTGGCTCACCAAG GGGGTCAGGGAGTCCAGCACAGAGGACGACGGCGGTTGGGGAACACATACAGAGCGGAGGAGATGGGTCACTGGACCCAGACGCGGTGGCTCAAACCTACTGGTACTTGCATCTTCAAGATCGAACCACTTGGACCCAAGAGATCGATCTTCGTCCTTCTACCACCAGATTCATCTga
- the LOC133810896 gene encoding zinc finger CCCH domain-containing protein 62-like yields MAEREGKRLVVCLSSSSDDDDAATDYVDLEDDDDDDYDEDESEEGSDSDSEHSDQKQEDEEDNNGHGVDVDVESLCNNIVRLLKEHDELKSLKLKDCKAYLRKHGLRVAGTKSVCIQRIKEHWRLMDGNGEALYPSSSFVINCTGDVCKGDVVLFTQKVFERFDKVTRHGKVLGERTVAGRVVKESYGAAKQQHTFTVEVVWSRGFKKLTPLYPLLVKGRNLYKMRTFRQRWSDEGLRLNVLAEKHKRGAAARLERAMKRTKNGTANRGTKDQKKISSAGLSRKRKASETKKRRDNFDRRGKDPVGESSNYNSHRHHDPTFRSFEHFREYRKFSRPITSNDPNFQSHTDPPWVNDQSQIRSQYRSAAYPISRPRSSDTCDRMPGPQFERFDHTFQTNHASLNPGYNFESRNWSGFLGPYVHRPTMHPFIPGTDGQRR; encoded by the exons ATGGCGGAGAGGGAAGGTAAACGCCTCGTCGTTTGTCTCTCTTCGTCTTCTGATGATGATGATGCCGCCACCGACTATGTAGATCTGGAAGACGACGACGACGACGATTATGACGAAGACGAATCGGAGGAGGGGTCGGACTCGGATTCGGAGCATTCTGATCAAAAgcaagaagatgaagaagataaCAATGGCCACGGCGTTGACGTTGACGTTGAGTCGCTCTGTAACAATATTGTCCGACTTTTGAAAG AACATGATGAATTGAAATCTTTAAAGCTCAAAGATTGCAAAGCATATTTGCGGAAGCATGGCCTCAGAGTAGCGGGAACTAAGTCTGTTTGTATTCAAAGAATTAAGGAGCATTGGAG GTTAATGGATGGAAATGGTGAAGCGCTTTACCCTAGTTCATCTTTTGTCATCAATTGTACTG GTGATGTGTGCAAGGGAGATGTTGTCCTCTTTACGCAAAAAGTTTTTGAGAG GTTTGATAAAGTGACGAGACATGGGAAGGTTTTAGGGGAGAGAACCGTTGCTGGAAGAGTTGTTAAGGAGAGCTACGGTGCTGCAAAACAACAACATACCTTTACG GTTGAAGTTGTCTGGAGTAGAGGATTCAAGAAGTTGACTCCACTCTATCCTTTGCTTGTAAAGGGTCGCAATCTCTATAAAATGAGAACTTTCAGACAG CGTTGGAGTGACGAAGGATTGCGGCTGAATGTGCTTGCTGAAAAGCACAAACGGGGTGCAGCTGCAAGGCTTGAGAGAGCTATGAAGAGAACAAAGAATGGAACTGCAAATAGAG GTACAAAAGACCAGAAAAAAATCTCCTCTGCAGGACTATCTCGAAAGAGAAAGGCCAGCGAAACAAAGAAGAGAAGGGATAACTTTGATAGACGTGGGAAAGATCCCGTTGGAGAATCTAGTAATTATAATAGTCATCGACATCATGATCCAACATTTAGATCATTTGAACATTTTAGGGAATATCGAAAATTCTCACGCCCAATCACTAGTAATGATCCAAATTTTCAATCACATACAGATCCTCCATGGGTTAATGATCAATCTCAGATAAGATCTCAATACAGGAGTGCAGCTTACCCCATTTCTAGGCCCAGGAGCTCTGATACATGTGATAGAATGCCTGGACCACAATTCGAGCGTTTTGACCACACTTTTCAGACTAATCATGCTTCTCTAAATCCTGGCTACAACTTTGAATCAAGGAATTGGAGTGGCTTTTTAGGGCCATATGTTCACAGGCCAACAATGCATCCATTTATTCCGGGAACCGATGGGCAACGGAGGTAA